The following coding sequences are from one Tolumonas lignilytica window:
- the sstT gene encoding serine/threonine transporter SstT has translation MNQPSPFVVRLINNTSLVTQILIGMIAGILLATLMPSAAKTAGLMGTLFVSALKAVAPVLVLLLVATSIAGHKQGQKTSIRPLLVLYLFGTFCAAVVAVVASFVFPSVLHLTTQSSDIVPPGGITDVLNTLLFNVVANPIKALQEGNYIGILAWAIALGLPLRHASDTTKLMMTDLSHAVSSIVKGVIQCAPLGIMGLVASTFAETGFSALLGYAHLLVVLISCMLFVAFVVNPLIVFFKIKRNPYPLVWMCLKESGVTAFFTRSSAANIPVNMALCEKLRLPEETYAVSIPLGATINMAGAAITITVLSMAAVHTLGIHIDIATAILLSVVATISACGASGVAGGSLLLIPLACSLFGISNDVAMQVVAVGFIIGVLQDSSETALNSSTDVLFTAAACMAEDASLSEDNLQEEVDIA, from the coding sequence ATGAACCAACCATCCCCATTTGTTGTTCGACTCATCAATAATACCAGTCTGGTCACCCAGATCCTGATTGGCATGATTGCTGGTATTTTACTGGCCACCTTAATGCCATCAGCGGCGAAAACAGCCGGACTGATGGGAACACTGTTCGTCAGTGCCCTGAAGGCCGTAGCACCGGTACTGGTTCTATTGTTGGTTGCAACATCCATTGCCGGACACAAACAAGGCCAGAAGACCAGTATCCGTCCCTTGCTAGTGTTATATCTGTTCGGCACATTCTGCGCTGCCGTAGTGGCGGTGGTTGCCAGTTTTGTGTTTCCGTCGGTGTTACATCTGACAACACAAAGTTCGGATATCGTACCGCCTGGAGGTATTACCGACGTATTGAACACCCTGCTCTTTAACGTGGTAGCCAACCCGATTAAAGCACTGCAGGAAGGCAACTATATTGGCATCTTAGCCTGGGCTATTGCGCTCGGTCTGCCATTGCGCCATGCCAGTGATACGACCAAACTCATGATGACCGATCTTTCTCATGCCGTTTCGTCGATCGTGAAAGGGGTGATCCAGTGTGCACCACTGGGCATTATGGGATTGGTCGCGTCAACATTTGCAGAAACCGGCTTCAGTGCACTGTTAGGTTACGCGCATCTCTTAGTGGTATTGATTAGCTGTATGCTGTTTGTCGCTTTTGTCGTCAACCCGTTGATTGTTTTCTTTAAAATCAAACGAAATCCCTACCCACTGGTATGGATGTGCCTGAAAGAAAGTGGCGTTACCGCCTTCTTCACCCGCAGTTCAGCCGCCAACATTCCGGTAAATATGGCCTTGTGTGAAAAATTGCGCCTTCCAGAAGAAACGTATGCCGTTTCTATTCCTCTGGGTGCCACCATCAATATGGCAGGTGCGGCGATCACCATTACCGTGTTGAGTATGGCCGCCGTTCATACCTTGGGTATTCATATTGATATCGCAACAGCAATCTTGTTGAGTGTCGTTGCCACCATCAGTGCTTGTGGCGCCTCCGGGGTTGCGGGCGGTTCACTGTTGCTGATCCCGCTGGCTTGTAGTCTGTTCGGCATCAGCAACGACGTGGCCATGCAGGTAGTTGCCGTCGGTTTCATCATCGGTGTATTACAGGATTCATCAGAAACCGCACTGAACAGTTCAACCGATGTGCTGTTTACCGCTGCGGCTTGTATGGCAGAAGATGCTTCACTGAGTGAAGATAATCTTCAGGAAGAAGTGGATATTGCCTGA
- a CDS encoding metal/formaldehyde-sensitive transcriptional repressor, whose amino-acid sequence MSHTLKQKKPLLNRVRRLKGQLEALERALDEETGCYPILQQITAIRGAINGLMATVIEGHIREHMQPLLEQDEPQATEELVKVLRSYLK is encoded by the coding sequence ATGAGCCATACGCTGAAACAGAAAAAGCCGCTATTGAATCGCGTCAGACGTCTGAAAGGTCAGTTAGAGGCATTGGAGAGAGCGCTCGATGAAGAAACCGGCTGTTACCCGATTTTGCAACAGATCACGGCGATCCGGGGAGCCATCAATGGCTTAATGGCTACGGTCATTGAGGGGCATATCCGTGAACACATGCAACCGTTACTGGAACAGGATGAACCTCAGGCAACAGAAGAGTTGGTTAAAGTGCTGCGTTCGTACCTAAAGTAG
- a CDS encoding cation diffusion facilitator family transporter, with the protein MQCCQAAAFQRPIQGAEKRIRGVVILTLVMMVIEITAGWLFHSMALLADGWHMSTHALALGISLLAYALSRRWAGDHRLAFGTWKIEVLGAYTSALILAVIAFSMVIESVSRLSNPGDINYVESMWVAVIGLAVNLFSAWLLGDQHHHGIGHDHSHGHHADDHDHDHDHDHDHDHDHDHDHDHDHDHDHEHHDLNKKAAYIHVLTDAATSVLAILALAGGLLWGAAWLDPLMGIVGGVVILVWAWGLVKESSLILIDADRQSSMRDSILKTASNHQLKISDLHVWRIGEQRYAAIVGLTSPQPETISALRHSLSHLESLAHLTIEQR; encoded by the coding sequence ATGCAATGCTGTCAGGCTGCGGCTTTTCAACGCCCCATTCAAGGTGCTGAAAAGCGCATTCGTGGCGTGGTGATTCTGACACTGGTCATGATGGTGATCGAAATTACGGCTGGCTGGCTGTTTCACTCCATGGCCTTATTGGCGGATGGCTGGCATATGAGCACGCATGCGCTGGCGCTGGGTATTTCCCTGTTGGCCTATGCGTTATCACGTCGCTGGGCCGGTGACCATCGGCTGGCTTTCGGTACTTGGAAGATTGAGGTGTTAGGTGCCTATACCAGTGCCTTGATTCTGGCTGTGATCGCATTTTCGATGGTGATTGAGTCGGTATCTCGTTTGAGTAATCCGGGTGATATTAACTATGTTGAATCGATGTGGGTGGCTGTCATCGGATTAGCTGTGAATTTGTTTAGCGCCTGGTTGCTGGGGGATCAGCATCATCATGGTATTGGACATGATCATTCGCATGGCCACCATGCTGACGACCACGACCACGACCACGACCACGACCACGACCACGACCACGACCACGACCACGACCACGACCACGACCACGACCACGACCACGAGCATCATGATTTGAATAAGAAAGCGGCCTATATTCATGTGCTGACTGATGCGGCAACTTCGGTCTTGGCTATTCTGGCGTTAGCCGGGGGATTATTGTGGGGCGCCGCATGGTTAGATCCCCTGATGGGGATCGTCGGTGGGGTGGTGATTTTGGTCTGGGCTTGGGGATTGGTGAAAGAAAGCAGCCTTATCCTGATTGATGCCGACCGACAGAGCAGTATGCGAGACTCTATTCTTAAAACAGCGTCAAACCATCAATTAAAAATCAGTGATTTGCATGTCTGGCGGATTGGCGAACAGCGCTATGCCGCCATTGTTGGCTTAACATCGCCACAACCGGAGACCATTTCTGCACTACGTCATTCATTGTCTCATTTAGAAAGTCTTGCTCATTTGACGATAGAGCAACGTTAA